A genomic segment from Lutzomyia longipalpis isolate SR_M1_2022 chromosome 3, ASM2433408v1 encodes:
- the LOC129791671 gene encoding protein saal1, with translation MNSEGSPHQQNYNPSSEECEIDQEKLRGDAIGDSLYSERFVLSTLIKLTKFEENEELSEEFEKDLCILWDMTIDRDVIRLLLTHNVLELFTQIIQSTTDDRLTEILVGIIGNMCSLPETRTELCDNRHVIAPILELISSVDPPTLVQLMRFLHACLVFENTGDEGSWFEHFCTIEGFMDKFAGILSNSINRSLLFTSFEALNAIASKFAMVEFQPGVTTQLKDVLLRPNLIASIIEAFQQLMPETQNGIEMLDLTDRKKKIINLFLDINVILSQYEEASRMCYSAAMTDMHDCLAAILAPYCHEVNLLPPTANEQGVIENVTDVLTALPNPFPAKCIAQMITIWDLVEKYHEKTAKDDPEATEWSSPREEINAEDISTTILDFLSRIVAANVDQEAFEKALVDIPRSTAVSLHEKLQTEGQDLDTEAICEKFQLFLAKGSEN, from the exons ATGAACTCCGAAGGATCTCCCCACCAGCAAAATTACAATCCCTCCAGTGAAGAATGTGAAATAGACCAGGAAAAACTCAGAGGGGATGCAATTGGTGATTCCCTGTATAGTGAAAGATTCG TCCTTTCAACActtataaaattaacaaaattcgAGGAGAATGAGGAGCTTAGTGAGGAATTTGAGAAGGATTTGTGCATCCTGTGGGACATGACGATAGATAGGGATGTAATCCGATTGCTGCTGACGCACAATGTCCTCGAATTGTTCACACAAATCATCCAGAGCACCACTGATGATCGCCTAACTGAGATCCTCGTGGGGATCATTGGGAATATGTGTAGTCTACCGGAAACACGTACAGAACTCTGTGACAATCGTCATGTAATTGCTCCCATCCTCGAATTGATCTCATCCGTTGATCCTCCGACCCTTGTGCAGCTAATGCGCTTCCTCCATGCATGTCTTGTGTTTGAAAATACCGGTGATGAGGGGTCGTGGTTTGAGCATTTCTGCACCATTGAGGGATTCATGGATAAATTCGCGGGTATCCTGTCCAATTCCATCAACCGGAGCCTCCTCTTCACATCCTTCGAAGCTCTCAATGCAATTGCATCAAAATTCGCAATGGTTGAATTCCAACCGGGTGTCACGACACAGTTGAAGGATGTTCTCCTTCGTCCAAATCTCATTGCCAGCATCATCGAAGCATTCCAGCAGCTAATGCCTGAAACACAGAATGGCATTGAAATGCTCGATCTCACGGATcgcaagaagaaaatcattaatctcTTCCTGGACATTAATGTTATCCTGTCGCAGTACGAGGAAGCATCCAGGATGTGCTACAGTGCAGCCATGACGGATATGCACGATTGCCTGGCGGCTATCCTTGCACCCTACTGCCATGAAGTGAATCTCCTGCCACCAACTGCAAATGAACAGGGAGTCATTGAGAATGTAACGGACGTCCTGACAGCCCTACCGAATCCCTTCCCAGCCAAATGCATCGCACAGATGATCACAATATGGGATTTAGTGGAGAAATATCACGAAAAGACTGCAAAGGATGACCCGGAAGCCACTGAATGGTCTTCCCCACGAGAAGAGATCAATGCTGAGGATATCTCAACAACTATTCTTGACTTTCTTTCGCGCATTGTTGCAGCTAATGTCGATCAGGAAGCCTTCGAGAAGGCTCTTGTGGATATCCCAAGGAGTACAGCAGTCAGTTTGCATGAGAAACTACAAACAGAAGGACAAGATCTTGACACTGAGGCTATTTGCGAGAAATTTCAACTCTTCCTGGCGAAAggaagtgaaaattaa